In Cuculus canorus isolate bCucCan1 chromosome 8, bCucCan1.pri, whole genome shotgun sequence, a single genomic region encodes these proteins:
- the SEC22B gene encoding vesicle-trafficking protein SEC22b: MVLLTMIARVADGLPLAASMQEDEQSGRDLQQYQSQAKQLFRKLNEQSPTRCTLEAGAMAFHYIIEKGVCYLVLCEAAFPKKLAFAYLEDLHSEFDEQHGKKVPTVSRPYSFIEFDTYIQKTKKLYIDSRARRNLGSINTELQDVQRIMVANIEEVLQRGEALSALDSKANSLSSLSKKYRQDAKYLNMRSTYAKLAAVAVFFIMLIVYVRFWWL; the protein is encoded by the exons ATGGTGCTGCTGACCATGATCGCCCGCGTGGCGGACGGGCTGCCGCTCGCCGCCTCCATGCAGGAGGACGAGCAG TCAGGCCGAGACCTGCAGCAGTACCAGAGTCAAGCGAAGCAGCTCTTCCGCAAGCTGAACGAGCAGTCCCCCACGAGATGCACTCTTGAAGCAGGTGCCATGGCTTTCCA CTACATCATTGAAAAAGGAGTGTGTTACCTGGTCCTGTGCGAAGCTGCATTCCCCAAGAAGCTGGCTTTTGCATATCTGGAAGACTTGCATTCAGAGTTTGATGAGCAGCATGGCAAGAAGGTGCCAACAGTCTCCAGGCCCTATTCCTTCATTGAATTTG ACACCTACATCCAGAAAACCAAGAAGCTGTACATTGACAGCCGGGCGAGGAGGAACCTGGGCTCCATCAACACAGAGCTGCAAGATGTGCAGAGGATCATGGTGGCCAACATCGAGGAAGTCTTACAGCGAGGAGAAGCACTTTCAG CTCTTGATTCCAAGGCCAACAGCTTGTCCAGTTTGTCCAAGAAGTATCGTCAGGATGCGAAGTATCTGAACATGCGTTCCACTTACGCCAAACTTGCAGCCGTAGCTGTGTTCTTTATCATGTTGATCGTCTATGTGAGATTCTGGTGGCTGTGA